The sequence ttgagCTTTTTATGGTAGACTCCCATCAATTTAGTATCAAGCCATAATCAAATAATATAAATGATTTATAATAAAGTCTTCTTGTTAATACTTTTAATCACCATCTAATGAGTTTTCAATATGCAATTGTagaaatacattacaaaattacaccactGGAGTGGAAAGGGTGGCTCAGATGATCCTTAGTCTATTCGCTGAAAACTTACAATTAAAGAGtgattatttcaaagaaaattttgGAGATCCAATGATGACAGTAAGGATGAATTTGTATCCACCTTGTCCTAGGCCTGATCTAGTGTTGGGGTTAAGCCCTCATTCGGATGGAGGTTTCATAACACTTTTGCTTCAAGATGAACAAATAGAAGGCCTTCAAGTTCACAAGAACAACAAATGGATTCCCATTCAACCCATTCCTTATGCACTTGTTGTTAATATTGGTGACCTAATAGAGGTAAATACTACATAAGTTTGGCTTTCAATGAAGTTGTATTGAGTATAactaatttataaaatatataatgtGGTGTTTTAATTGCATTATAGGTGATGACAAATGGAATCTATAAGAGTATAGAACATCAAGCTGTGACAAACAAAGAGAGGACAAGATTATCTATTGCTATGTTTTATTATCCTGCCTTAGATGATGAAGTGGCTCCTATAAGCAACCTTGTGGATGAAGAGAAACCCTCCTTATATAGGAAGTTCAAGCACCAAGAATATATTCAATATTACATGAATAAGCAACTCAATGGGAAAAAATCATTAGCTAGCTTTGCCAAAATATATGAATAGGATTCAAGGTCAGTAGTTAGTGTGGTATCTAGATCAAATGTGTAATAAATATATCTATATGATATCATACTTGGACTAGTTGGTCATTCCATTGATACATACAAAATcactaaaaaaaataataatcatgaTATGTTtcggctgaagctattctggttccaaaacagacctttcgtacagcgtgttagcgacaggttaatCAATCACAACTGTTAATTGCAAAATCCatggtgtaaaacgcgcgactaacacgtgttagtcaatctatactgtcgttttggagccaggaTAGATGCGTCCGATATGTTTCCTTGCAATTTCCAAGATATATAATATTGCAAATGCAATACAATATGCATGATTTTATATGATGTACTAAATATTATCTTGAATATGATGAAAAGACATGTTGCTAAAGTGCATAGAAGTTATTTCTTTCTCTCAAGTTTCCTATCTATGAATATGTGTTTAGTAACCTTCATTGATGTATATATAACATTTTTTAaagtaataatataataatatattgatttttttaaaatagatTGTTCCTTAAATTTTTCTAATCTAATTCTATGTCTTGAGCTTAATTTTTATTACTATTTCAAGAGCTTTTTCCTTGTTATTTGTGCCATTTTTCTCTCCTAATTACTAAGGAAAAATCTAAAAAGGTAGAGTGCAACAAGTTAATATGAAAAagtaagagaaaagagaaaagaaaaaagagatttCATGTGTTCCAACATATAAAAGTAAGTTTAAATTTGTGTTCAATTTGAatcaatttttcaatatttatttatttatttacaaacaTTTGAAGTTTCTAGCATTAAAATttacaaatatttatttcattttcacagaTTTAGAGTTACTTTTAATAACCTGAGCAGATCTAGTCAAATTTGCTAAATTTTAAAAATGTGTGCTTAATATTTGCATATATTTTGAGTCGATCTGGTGTACTGTGTTGATTAGTCTCCTCCATTTGCATTTAAAAACAACCAATACTTGATCTGTGATTTGCCATATGTATCGATATTACTACTATAACTTCAGTTGAGTATTTACAGGGATTCGCCATCATTCTGGAATTTGTCAACCTACTTTTCTAGCACTTACCCTGCCAGATTTGCCTATGATTGCTGAATTTGATTACATTCATGTTGGCACTACTGTATTTTAACACCGGGAGTTGATATTTTGACAAAAGAAAGCTTTTGTTGCAAATATTTCTCATTCTAGCTTTAAAGTCAAACCTCTAGTTTTGTGCAAACTACTGGCTGAAGATCCATTTTAACCTGACATATGGTTGAGCCAATTTGGGTGCCACTTTCATTTGGTGAGAATTTTACCTTTTGAAACATTAATTTTGTAATCTGGTTTACTAGATTAATCTTTGGTAGAAGATTATTTTGATGCTTCAACTCTATTTTGGTGCTACAGTTTTGTAGAAGCTTTGCACAACAAAGAGTATAGTCATTAGAACGTATTGTCCTGACATGATAGAAATGCCAATTCTATCTTAGTTGAAGTCTGTAATGTCTTGCTGTGCATTGTGGTGTGGATATTGGCTGTAATCTGCATATGGGTGACTCTTACCTGGACGACAATTTCAAGAGTCagaattaacattagaaaattgcATTTGACTTGCACTTTTGCATTAGACTGTCAAATTCAAACACAAAGATCGCATTAGTATTCATTTATCTCTCGGCTTTAGCCCTATTTTCTCTCCACAACTTGTAAACACAaactttttgtaatttttttcaaaaagtatTTCTGTTAAATTTGTAGTGCACATTTTAGGTGAACTTGGAAATTTAgaagtattaattttttttttcgatATCTCAAAATTATTTATCTTTCTTTCACAAGTGTTTCTGTTTTAATGATCAATCAATTGGAGTTGATTCCACATTATCATTATAAAATGTCATCTTTTG is a genomic window of Cryptomeria japonica chromosome 7, Sugi_1.0, whole genome shotgun sequence containing:
- the LOC131057321 gene encoding protein SRG1-like; translated protein: MASSAIHAAESFSNPNWINHSVAVESVQELALKKPNDIPQRYIRSEDERPSSTPLPSLLTVPVIDMEKLLLPSENHERKKEMGILSKACVEWGFFQVVNHGITHSLIDRMRGVANEFFSLSLEEKKKYAPHAGDVQGYGNVFVVDEDQKLDWGDLMALALKPKKLVNLALWPTTPSDYRNTLQNYTTGVERVAQMILSLFAENLQLKSDYFKENFGDPMMTVRMNLYPPCPRPDLVLGLSPHSDGGFITLLLQDEQIEGLQVHKNNKWIPIQPIPYALVVNIGDLIEVMTNGIYKSIEHQAVTNKERTRLSIAMFYYPALDDEVAPISNLVDEEKPSLYRKFKHQEYIQYYMNKQLNGKKSLASFAKIYE